The sequence TACCAAAAAGCCGATGGAAGGGCTGAATGCGCACAGCAGCGAGGAAAGGGCATATACAGCCATTCCGATCATTAGCGGGCGGCGGCGTCCGTACACATCGCTCAGCGGCCCGGAGAACAGCTGCCCAAGCGCCAGTCCGATCAAAAAACAGCTTAAACTGAGCTGTGCGAGCGCAGGCGAAGTTTCAAACGATCTTCCCAGCTCGGGAAGCGCGGGCAAATACATATCGATCGACAGCGGACCGATGGTAGCGACCGCGCCCAGAATGATAGCCAGCTGAAGCCTTAGCTTCCGGGAAGACCGGACGGCGGCTGGTTTAAGTCCACTTGCTTTCGTGTTCATATCCGTTGTTCTACCTTTCTGTTGTAACCAAATAAGGCCGTTTATGTATCTCTTCATACTACCCGAGGCAAGCCGAAATGTTCAATGTAAACTTTGAGAATATGTATCCCAGCCCGCCGCCGGTTCGTCTCACGGTTCTCCAAGATATGAAATCCATATTCAGGATATCTTCAGCTCCGGCTTCTATAATGGCTGTATTTTAAGACAAGAATGAGAGGAGAATAGCCCGTGAGCCTGATTAAAAATCATAAATGGACCGCCGCCCTGGCCTTGGCGCTGCTGATATCGCTGGGCATTTGCATATATTCCTTGGCAAAAGTGAGCGGCAGCGCCGCAGGTACCGGCTCCGGCATGCGGCAGTGGGGCGGCGAAGGAGCCTCCTTCCGCAGCGGAGAGAGAGGCGTATTTCCGGGGAACCGGAACGAAGCGCAGGCCGCTGGGCAGCAGAGCAGATGGGAGGGCGGTCTGCAGAGCACGGCGGGCGCCAGTGATTCCAGTGCGGAAGATGGCTCCGGGCAAGGACAAGACGGCGGCCAACAGAGCGAAGCGCCGGGCGATCCGCAGAATGCAGCGGACGGCGGCGGTTCCGGTTCCGGATTCACACGCCCTGCCGGGATGAACCCTGGCGGATTCGGAAGCGACAGCAAGTACGGAACGGTACTGGCCGTCTACGCGGCGCTGTTCGCCGGGCTGCTGGGGGCGGCCTTCTACTACGCGAAGGCGGGCAGGCTGCGCATTAACGAGAGCCGCAGAGGGCTCCTCGCCTTCTTGCTGCTTGCAGCGGGCCTGTGCCTGAAGCTTGCCGCCGCCCCCTGGATTTCCGGGTACCGGGGCGACATCCGCTTCTTTACAACCTGGGCGCAGGAGGCGGCACACGGCCTTGGCTCCTTTTACGAGAACAGCTCCAGCGATTACCCGCCGCTATACATATACATCCTGTACGCTACCGGCAAAATCGTCACACTGACGCATATCGAGCCCTTTTTCCTGACGCTGATCAAGCTGCCCTCCATAATCGCGGATGCGGTTACTGCCTGGCTGCTGTATAAGGCGGCTAGCCGCCGCCTCCCATTTGAGACGGCGCTCCTGATTGCCGGATTCTACATGTTCAACCCGGCGGTGCTGATCAACGCCACCTTCTGGGGACAAGTCGATTCCTTGTTCACCATGATCGTAGTCGCGGCCGTTCTTGCGGTGACCCGGCGGAAGCTTGGCTGGGGGGCCTTTTTCCTCACCCTCTCGATTCTGATGAAGCCGCAGGGCATCATCTATACGCCGGTGCTGCTGTTCGCGCTTCTCCGGACGGGCAAGCTTGGGCCTTGGTTCAAAGCGGCGGCGATCGCCGCCGTGACAACCGTTCTCGTCGCCCTGCCCTTCTCTGCGGGTAAAAACCCACTGTGGCTCTATCAGTTGTACAGCGGCACGGTGAACGAATACCCGTATGCATCGGTTAATGCCTTTAATCTGTTCGGACTGCTCGGGGCCAACTATGAGAATTCTTCATCTATATTCCTGCTCTTCAGCTACCATGTCTGGAGCTTGATCTTTATCGCCTCCGCTACGATACTGTCGGGCTGGTATTACTTGCGCAGCCGCAGCGCGGCGTTCGCCTTGCTGTCCGCCCTGCTGCTGATATCCGGCGTGTTCACCTTCTCATCAAGCATGCATGAGCGCTATCTATTCCCGGCGGCGGCGCTGGCGCTGCTCGCCTACATCTACTTCAAAGACAAGCGCCTTCTGTGGATGGCTTTTGGCTTCAGCGCGACGATCTTCCTCAACACCTATGCTGTCTACTACGGCTATACGAGCCGCGACGGCCACGTCGGCTTCCTGCTGTTCTTCTCGGCGCTGCTTAACATTACCATGTGCATCCTGCTCGTCAAAGTGATGCTCGACTTGTCGCGGCGGCAGACCACCCCTAATCTTGAAGCGGTTCTCCTTCCGGAGCGGCTGTAAGCCTTGCCCCCGGCCGGGTCCCGCTAACGTAAGGCAGCGGCATTCCCAGGACATGATTTCCTCGTCCCGGAGCTCCCGCTGCTTTTTTTCTTAAATAAATCCGCCATTAACACGAACGGTCTGTCCCGTCACCCACTGCGATTCCGGGCTGGCCAGGAACAGCACAACCTTCGAAATGTCCTCCGGCTCAGCCAACCGTCCTAATGAATTGGCACTGCCCACCGCCTTGATCTGCTCCTCCGTTTTGCCTACAGTAAACAACTCCGTGTTGACCGGACCGGGCGAAACCGCGTTAATGGTAATCCCTTTCGGTCCAAGCTCTTTTGCTAACTGACGGGTAAACTGCTCCACGGCTCCTTTCGTTCCGGCATAGGTGCTATAAGTCGGGAGCATATGGCCAATCACCGATGTGGAGAAGTTGATGATGCGCCCGTTCTCCTTCATATGCAGCGCCGCCTGCTGGATGGCAAAAAACGTCCCTTTGACATTAATCGCGAACTGCTTGTCGAAATCCTCCTCTGTAATGTTCGCAAGCGGCTTCGTAATTATAATCCCGGCGTTGTTGACGAGAATATCCAGCTGCCCGTAAGCGTCCAGCGTCTTCTTGAACAAGCTCTCGACTTCCGCCACCTTGCTGATATCCGCCTGTATCGCCACCGCTTCTCCGCCGCTCTGTTTGATTCCGGCCACCACTTCTTCCGCTTTTGCCGGACTGCTTGCGTAATTGACGACAACCTTCGCCCCTTGCTCCGCCAGCTCCTCCGCAATTTTCCGGCCTATTCCTCGCGATGCGCCCGTTACCAAAGCGACTTTGCCTGCAAGCTTCTTTTCCATCGTAAATCCCCATCCTTTTTTGGTATTGTGTGTCTTTGCTGTGCTTGAT is a genomic window of Paenibacillus durus ATCC 35681 containing:
- a CDS encoding SDR family oxidoreductase, with protein sequence MEKKLAGKVALVTGASRGIGRKIAEELAEQGAKVVVNYASSPAKAEEVVAGIKQSGGEAVAIQADISKVAEVESLFKKTLDAYGQLDILVNNAGIIITKPLANITEEDFDKQFAINVKGTFFAIQQAALHMKENGRIINFSTSVIGHMLPTYSTYAGTKGAVEQFTRQLAKELGPKGITINAVSPGPVNTELFTVGKTEEQIKAVGSANSLGRLAEPEDISKVVLFLASPESQWVTGQTVRVNGGFI